TCTCCCAATTCCCCGTGCAGGTGTGTACCATGGCATTCGTCACATTGCAGCGAAGTCTGAGGTTTCTGTTTAGCTACAGTCACAGTTCAGTCATTGTCATCCCTCGAGACGACTGAGAATCGTCTCATCCCCAATCTCGTTCAATTTGTATTCTCCACAATCGCGGGGAAATCTGGAGCTATTGCCCTCGAGACGAGGAGCCTAGGATGCGGGATGCGGGGGAATCTCCACCATCGAGCGCCCAGTCGCGATGGACATCCCTCCGGCTGTAAGAGAGGCTTTCTTTTTCTCGTCTCGGGACAGCGAGTCGCGCGTACAATAACCTAATTGCGCTAGTTCTCGGTATGCTTCCGTGTCAGAAGGGACCCTCGAGTCGGCCGAAATGCCAAGTTCATAGACACGAATCAATTCTTGAGCTGGTGACAATTGCTAGCTCGACTTTCAGATCCCTGAGCTAGAAGAGCTACCCCTGCTCACCATCTGTGGTCAGGGTCTCTGGATatgtattaagaagtcgacGTGAGGATTTGCTTGCTTTCTTTCAATCAACTAAACCCGTCACTCTCTCGTCATTCTCATACCTAGATACCCCAGAGACAAGGAGATCAAAAACCACAAAATGAACGCCAACTTGCTTAGATCTCGCCTGTTGCCGGCGGTGCAGGCCGCGCTGCCCAAGCAGCAAGTCAGGAGCGTCACAACTCGCTCGGTGCAATGGGAGCTCAACACGGGCGCAAAGATCCCCGCCATTGGCTTCGGAACGTTCCAAGACGCCGATGCGCAGGAGGAAGCCGTGAAGACGGCGCTGAAAGTCGGATTCCGTCACATTGATACCGCGAGAGTGTAAGTATCCCCGTCCATCCTAGCTTGATCACCAACCAGACAAAATTGAAGCTAAGTTTCTGTGTCCCACAGTTACGACACTGAAATCCAAGTCGGCAAGGGCATCAAAGCCAGCGGCGTCCCGCGCGAGGAAATCTTCCTGGGCACCAAGCTGTGGTGCAACTCGCACCACCCAGACGACGTCGAGGCCGCCCTCGACGCCTCCCTCAAGGACCTCGACACCCCCTACGTGGACCTGTTCCTGATGCACTACCCTTGCACGTTCCAAAGGGGCGAGGACCGCTTCCCCAAGGGCGCGGATGGCAAGATGATTATGGGCAAGACGACGTTTGTCGATACCTGGAAGGCGATGGAGGCGCTGCTCAAGACGGGCAAGACCAAGGCCATTGGCGTCAGCAACTTTAGCAAAGACGAGGTGCAGACACTTATTGACAAGGGATCAGTGGTACGTTCTACTCAGTCTcgagagaagaagagaagaggaTGAGAATAGGGGCATAAGAGTGTGAGCTAACTACAACGAAACCCAGGTTCCCGCCGTCCACCAGATGGAACTCCACCCCTACCTCCAACAAAAGCCCTTCGTCGATTGGCAACGCGCAAACGGCATCCACATGACGCACTTCTCGCCCCTCGGCAACCAAAACTCGTTCTACCGGGAGGTCTCGTGGTCCAAGGAGGCCTCGCACATGGCCCGCGTCATCGACCACCCGACGCTCGCTGAGATCGCAAAGAAGCACGGCAAGACGCCCGTGCAGGTCGCCCTCGCGTGGGGCGCCAACAGCGGACGGTCCGTGATCCCCAAGAGCGTCATCGAGTGGCAGATTAAGGAGAACCTCGAGTCGGATTTCCTGCTGGACGGGGAGGACATGGACAAGATTGCCAAGATGGATCTGAAGGCGAGATTTAATGTGCCGTCTGAGGAGTACAGGTGGCAGTTGTACAAGGGGCTGGATGGAGTTGAATACTGATTGGTATCACCGGCGAGTTCAAA
The DNA window shown above is from Colletotrichum lupini chromosome 7, complete sequence and carries:
- a CDS encoding aldehyde reductase, giving the protein MNANLLRSRLLPAVQAALPKQQVRSVTTRSVQWELNTGAKIPAIGFGTFQDADAQEEAVKTALKVGFRHIDTARVYDTEIQVGKGIKASGVPREEIFLGTKLWCNSHHPDDVEAALDASLKDLDTPYVDLFLMHYPCTFQRGEDRFPKGADGKMIMGKTTFVDTWKAMEALLKTGKTKAIGVSNFSKDEVQTLIDKGSVVPAVHQMELHPYLQQKPFVDWQRANGIHMTHFSPLGNQNSFYREVSWSKEASHMARVIDHPTLAEIAKKHGKTPVQVALAWGANSGRSVIPKSVIEWQIKENLESDFLLDGEDMDKIAKMDLKARFNVPSEEYRWQLYKGLDGVEY